The following are from one region of the Acanthopagrus latus isolate v.2019 chromosome 2, fAcaLat1.1, whole genome shotgun sequence genome:
- the tmem97 gene encoding sigma intracellular receptor 2, with protein MAIRVLEIIFFLYFASHIPITLFIDLQALLPGHVFPQPLRDLLKWYAAEFKDPMMMDPPHWFKSFIYCEAVLQMPFFPVAAYAFLKGGCKWIRTPAIVYSAHVATTLVPILGHILFYPFPVEPHPGPQTLQERMRLVSIYAPYLLVPLLLLLTMLLSSTYNSPSKSGNTSAKKKKKK; from the exons ATGGCTATCCGTGTATTAGAAATAATCTTTTTCCTCTATTTTGCCTCTCACATTCCCATCACATTGTTCATTGATTTACAAGCTCTGCTACCCGGGCATGTGTTTCCTCAGCCG CTGAGAGATCTTCTGAAGTGGTACGCAGCGGAGTTCAAGGACCCGATGATGATGGATCCTCCGCACTGGTTCAAGTCTTTCATTTACTGCGAGGCCGTGCTCCAGATGCCTTTCTTCCCCGTCGCAGCGTACGCGTTCCTGAAAG GTGGCTGTAAGTGGATCAGGACTCCTGCCATTGTGTATTCTGCACATGTGGCCACCACACTGGTCCCGATCCTAGGTCACATCCTTTTTTATCCGTTCCCTGTGGAACCCCACCCTGGACCCCAGACCCTGCAGGAGCGCATGCGGCTGGTCTCCATTTATGCACCGTACCTGCTGGTGCctttgctgctgctcctcaccaTGCTGCTGTCCTCCACATACAACTCTCCGTCCAAGAGTGGAAACACATcagccaagaagaagaagaagaagtga